In Euphorbia lathyris chromosome 2, ddEupLath1.1, whole genome shotgun sequence, the sequence TTTACCTTGAGAGATCGTATGGAGATTGAAAAGATTCATATTAGCCCGCATGGTCAAGAAGACCACAATTACTGGGGTCTGACCCCTCATGGTCGATTTACGGTTCGGTCGTGCTATCACCAAATTGAAAAACGACGATGGGAATCCGAACTACACTCGACATCAGCTTGTCCGATGGGTGAGGGGTGGCAAAAAATCTGGGAATTTACAGCTCCTGCAAAGGTTCTGCATTTTACGTGGCGGTTCCTCGCGGAAGCCCTGCCATGTACTGCGACACTACGCAAAAGAGGCATCCCCGCTGACCCAAGATGCCCGATTTGTCACTACGAAGTGGAAGACCAGAACCATGCATTCCTCACGTGCTTGGCATTTACGGAGATATGGAGCTCGGTCGACCTTCCTGTTCGTTGAGATCGCATCTGATCAACGGATTGTAAAAACTGGCTCGCAACCTGTTGGGAGCTATCAAGTGACAAACACAGCAGCTGGGGATTAATAATTCTTTGGTGGATTTGGTTTCGTCGAAACTTAATGCTACATAAAGGAACATTCCTCAACACTGATTATGTGCTAACTAAAGCCCGAGACTTCCTGAATGATTGGAAAAATGCAGATGCTACTCCGTCCCCGCCTCACCGCGATTCTCCTCTTTATACTTACAAGGTCTAGCGTCCTCCTCCCGAAGGTGTCACTGAAATAAATTGCGATGCCGCATGGGCGGACAATGGCCTTTCCGCAAGTATCAGGGTGATTGCGCGTGATGTGGATGGACAAGTTCTGTTTTTGGCTGGAATCCCTGCACCACCGTGCATCTCAGCTGAAGCTGCGGAACTTGCTGCGATCTAGGAAGGCTTGAAGTTGGCACGAGACAAATAATTTGTGCAAATTGTAGTGGAGTCGGACGCTAAAGCAGTAATTACAGCTCTAGCAGGAGGAGTGATCCCACTCTCCTCTTTGCACTTCTTGTATTTGGATATGTTAGATCTAGTCTCTTCTTTTCCCATCTGTGCTTTTAATTTTATGGGCACTGCCTAGCTAAGTGGGCACATGGACTCCCTTCCACACTAATCACAATAGGTGACGTTACTATTCATATTAGGCAATTACTctgtaagagcatctccaacagtctcttaagttggctcttaagttaaaatttgaggagggagaataaaaattcatctccaacagcctcttagtggttcatcaaatcactaagagcctctccatcctctctattaataaagagcctctctccacctcttagtgcctcctaacttcattttttattaataatttattattgatgtgtctctctcctcacactattggtaatgtaacaataaagaataatcttaataataaaataataaataaggagtgaatacaaagagcattgttggagatgatatatcttagtcactcttaaatcactaagagtcaattatttatattatttttagagagctcaCTAAGAGTCTTAGGAGATGTTCTAAGGATTTAATTATTGAGTAACCTATGCtttttttctctcaaaaaaaaaaaaaaaaatcgcacCGAATTCTAaaccaaaaaaaacaaaaaaaaaaaaaaaatcgcaccgaatttgattttttaaataCATTTGACGATGAATGATGAAAGCCAACAAACAAATCTGATTCAAAGCGGCAACAGCAAATTTTGATCTGAGCGACTGACTACGATTCTTCGATATGAAAGGAATAGACTTTAGACCTGCAAATAATTGTTGCCTTAAATCCAACGACTCTTGGCAAAAGCACTCGATTTACAAAAAGCCAATTCAATTCATTCACCTCCAATCCCAAAACGTAAAACCATGTCCCTCAATCGTCGCTCAATTCTCCAAAAACCCTTCAACACCAGTTACTTCTCCACCATTAGTTGTGGTTGGGTCTGCCAATGCAGATATCTATGTTGAAATCGACAGACTACCCGTAGAAGGGGAGACCATCTCAGCCAAGAATGGACAGACACTCGCCGGTGGCAAGGGAGCTAACCAGGCTGCTTGTGGCGGAAAACTCTCCTACCCAACTTACTTTTTGGGGCAGGTGGGAGAGGATGCACATGGCAAATTGATTTTTGATGCTATGAGTAATTGTGGAGTTCATCTTGATTATTTGAGGCATGTTAATGATGCGCCTACTGGCCATGCTGTTGTCATGCTTCAGTCTGATGGACAGAATTCTATTATAATTGTTGGCGGAGCCAACATGAGTTCGTGGCCGGAGAAGTTGAGTGATGAAGATTTGGTGGTTGTGAGGAATGCTGGTATTCTATTGCTTCAAAGGGAGATCCCTGACTCTGTCAATATCCAAGTTGCAAAGGTCAGATCAGCTACCATTACTCTGTAATGTAGCTTTCATTTCGACTATTACTTGTTCATTTGCACAACTCTTTTGTTGTTACCTTTTAATTCACGCCTCTCGCACTTGAGGCGACaaacaaattagaaaaaaaCTTCTAAAGTTTAACTTCTAAAGttgtaaaacaaaataaaacttcTAGTCTAACACTAAGATCCTAATTCCTAATAACATATCAAACATCATCATCAAGCTCAATGTCATCATACTTCCCTGCCTTGACCTCTTGCACATACTTCCAACAAGGATTCGTTCTTGTTGTCGCTTTTGATGTATTAGAATTACTAATACTCATGTCCAAAAGCCTGCAAATATGGAAAATTACACTTGTAAGCTACTATTCATACACTTTCATACATTTTCACAAACTTTCATAGAGTTGCAAACACTTTCACACATTTTCAGTTCACACAATTTCATAAACTTGCATAACAGTAGCATAAACTTGCATAAACTTTCACACACTTTCATAATAGCAGCATAAACTTTCCTAACAGTAGCATTAGTATAAACTTTCACACACTTCCATTTCACACACTTTCATAAACTTCACCTAAACTTTCATAACTTAGTAATAATAACACAAATCACAAAATTTGGGCAGCATAACACTTGCATAAGTCATGAATCATAAATAAAGAGTAGAAATTTGGGCAGCATAACAGTAGGATGaagatgaaaaaaagaaaaatagaagaaaggagaagattatagaaagaaaaataaaagaaatgagAACAGAGAAGAGTAttagaaacaaaaacaaaagaaaggagAACAGAGACAGTACCTTTTTATGTCGATAGGTGCCGTTGGTTGGTGGAGAGGAAGTTTCTGTGTGGATCGATCAGTGCTGTTGTGGCTATTTTGCCTTTTTTTCTTCCATCCTTCCAAAGGTTCCCATGTCTTTAACCTAAAATCCCTTttatatttctttctttctgattttttttttaaaaccatAAGTAACCGCCTAAGTTCAGAAGGCGACCGCCTCTCGCCTGCGGTGGCCAGGCGGTCACCTTCTGAATAACGCCCGCCTTCCAGTGAAGAAGGCGGGGGAAGGAACGCCTGGGTCGCCTCTCACCTCAGGCGACTCAGGCGATCGCCTTTCACAACTATGATAACTATTAATTCTTGGTTAAGATTTGGTTTGATCTTGCATCTTCaagaaaaatgttttaaaaactGGTCTTTGTACTGCTCGT encodes:
- the LOC136218610 gene encoding ribokinase; this encodes MKGIDFRPANNCCLKSNDSWQKHSIYKKPIQFIHLQSQNVKPCPSIVAQFSKNPSTPVTSPPLVVVGSANADIYVEIDRLPVEGETISAKNGQTLAGGKGANQAACGGKLSYPTYFLGQVGEDAHGKLIFDAMSNCGVHLDYLRHVNDAPTGHAVVMLQSDGQNSIIIVGGANMSSWPEKLSDEDLVVVRNAGILLLQREIPDSVNIQVAKAAKGAGVPVILDAGGMDTPIHSELLKVVDIFSPNESELGRITGMPTENFEQLGHAVKQLHEMGVRQVLVKLGIKGSVLFEEGQEPIRQSVVSVPRVLDTTGAGDTFTAAFAVAQVEGKKKEECLRFAAAAASLCIQVKGAIPSMPDRTSVLNLLHCV